AAAGTAAGTTTAGGCTTTGTATCTGGTGGAAGTGATATACCTAATAAAGATACTCCTGAATATCCTTTTGGTGGTGCATCTGGTGCAGGTGTATCTTTAAAACCAGTTGCCTTTCTTGTTATAAAAAAAGACACTATACGATTATTACCTTTAGATGCTAGTACTACCATCGACAAGTTAGTCGATAGTGTACCTCAATTAATTGATATTATAAAAGGCAAGACTGATAGTGATAATTCAAATAATTCTCCATATAAAAAAGAAACAGAGCCTACGGAGTAACCTCTGGCTCTGCTTCCTCATCATTATTAGATGTAT
Above is a genomic segment from Clostridium bornimense containing:
- the ytfJ gene encoding GerW family sporulation protein; this encodes MNPLDNLINNTLENLRDIIDVNTIVGDAIPLKEDGVILPISKVSLGFVSGGSDIPNKDTPEYPFGGASGAGVSLKPVAFLVIKKDTIRLLPLDASTTIDKLVDSVPQLIDIIKGKTDSDNSNNSPYKKETEPTE